A single Oryctolagus cuniculus chromosome 18, mOryCun1.1, whole genome shotgun sequence DNA region contains:
- the DUXB gene encoding double homeobox protein B isoform X2, with protein sequence MLPRRRSNPGESGGIQRKQHGQCHLCFLFEYENWPQSPHLFLYSPSECLLKKAREDQFPITEAQRRILAQAFERDRFPDINTMKKLAKRVGIRASRIQMWFQKERALCSLQNRRELMNFPESEANGQPALIVQHSPSRLSTLPDGTHHFPSSGFFSSTQTVLPVLMPFAPWDPFSVCVSQRSSVVTTQVTQAGQGQNSDPTVTLPNHLPVLLPLEEDFSDTQVPFTLEECPDHKEHAGTGLPLSYLPQPELQEQHSQADLAHTQAQADLAYVLQHWEESCQALIAEWRPLEGTC encoded by the exons ATGCTCCCAAGGAGAAGATCAAATCCAGGGGAGTCAGG GGGGATTCAGAGAAAACAGCATGGTCAGTGTCATCTGTGTTTCCTGTTTGAATATGAAAACTGGCCTCAAAGCCCTCATTTGTTCCTGTATTCTCCTTCAGAATGCTTACTCAAAAAAGCCAGGGAAGATCAGTTCCCCATCACAGAAGCTCAAAGAAGGATCCTAGCGCAAGCCTTTGAGAGGGACCGATTCCCTGACATTAATACCATGAAGAAACTGGCCAAGCGAGTGGGCATTCGGGCATCAAGAATTCAA ATGTGGTTTCAGAAAGAAAGAGCTTTGTGCTCTCTGCAGAACAGAAGAGAACTCATGAACTTCCCAGAAAGCGAGGCAAATGGGCAGCCAGCCTTGATTGTCCAGCACAGCCCTAGCCGCCTGTCCACACTCCCAGATGGGACTCATcattttccttcctctggttTTTTCAGCAGCACCCAAACAGTTCTTCCTGTCCTTATGCCCTTTGCCCCTTGGGATCCCTTCAGTGTCTGTGTGAGCCAAAGGTCAAGTGTTGTGACCACACAGGtgacccaggctgggcagggacagAACTCTGACCCCACCGTGACTCTCCCCAATCACTTGCCGGTCCTGCTGCCTCTGGAGGAGGACTTCTCAGACACTCAGGTTCCTTTCACTCTGGAAGAATGCCCAGATCACAAAGAACATGCTGGCACAGGACTACCGCTGTCCTACTTGCCTCAGCCTGAGCTCCAGGAACAACACTCTCAGGCTGACTTAGCGCACACTCAGGCTCAGGCTGACTTAGCGTACGTTCTGCAGCATTGGGAAGAAAGCTGCCAGGCTCTGATTGCAGAATGGCGACCTCTGGAAGGGACATGCTAA